From one Culex quinquefasciatus strain JHB chromosome 3, VPISU_Cqui_1.0_pri_paternal, whole genome shotgun sequence genomic stretch:
- the LOC6030864 gene encoding CWF19-like protein 1 homolog: MDSKQKILIVGDVNGKFSAFFARIENVNKKTGPFDLVLCVGSFFGPCPELTVLEEFKAGRKSVAIPVYILGPVDEASAKNFSALTEGDICPNLSYLGKRGIFSTSSGLKIAYVSGLEAEGSSASGKVPDWKFTKEDAVAVRDSCFASKSNMGDYRGVDLLLTSQWPAHLKEDVRNGSKAVAWLADAVKPRYHVCGLNGEYYEPPPYRNKTDKNTQMELATRFIGLGEFANPEKKKNIYALNVTPVEKMRIIELIQKTTDETPSPYTELNLSEDGNAAKEDRGNQYFYDMNNSYDDNRGQKRRSQGNRGISGNQNDQKRQRPTFDQEKCWFCLSSGSIEKHLIISVGEHFYLALAKGPVNETHILILSITHIQNASLLSPEQWAELKKFKLALTQFFKDREETIFLYERNYKTGHLQINAIGVDNNVAWKIKHVLEDKSEEHGIKLETMPKPASPSELPQKTPYFVAELPDETIMFTKQMKNFPLHFGREIICADNLLNCEEKIDWRQCNLDRDEEDTMAKRFRESYKPYDFTL; encoded by the exons ATGGACAGCAAACAGAAAAT CCTTATCGTGGGCGACGTGAACGGCAAGTTCAGCGCTTTTTTCGCGCGCattgaaaatgtaaacaaaaagaccgGTCCGTTCGACTTGGTTCTTTGCGTGGGCAGTTTTTTCGGTCCGTGTCCAGAGCTGACCGTGCTTGAGGAGTTTAAGGCTGGTCGTAAAAGTG TTGCCATTCCGGTTTACATTCTGGGTCCTGTGGATGAGGCGTCGGCCAAAAATTTCAGCGCCCTCACGGAAGGCGACATCTGTCCGAATTTGAGCTATCTCGGCAAACGAGGCATCTTCAGCACATCGAGCGGCCTGAAGATTGCTTATGTGAGTGGCCTGGAGGCGGAAGGAAGCTCGGCCAGCGGGAAAGTTCCGGATTGGAAATTTACCAAAGAGGACGCGGTGGCCGTGCGCGATTCCTGCTTCGCGAGCAAGTCTAACATGGGCGATTACCGTGGGGTGGACCTGCTGCTTACGTCCCAGTGGCCAGCTCATCTCAAGGAGGACGTCCGCAACGGTTCCAAGGCGGTTGCTTGGTTGGCCGATGCCGTCAAGCCGCGGTACCACGTGTGCGGCCTGAACGGAGAGTACTACGAACCGCCTCCGTATCGGAACAAAACCGACAAAAACACGCAAATGGAGCTGGCCACTCGCTTCATCGGACTAGGCGAATTTGCCAATCCGGAAAAGAAGAAGAACATCTATGCGTTGAACGTAACGCCGGTGGAGAAGATGCGGATTATCGAACTGATTCAGAAAACTACCGACGAAACACCTTCGCCGTATACCGAGCTGAATTTGAGCGAGGACGGCAACGCGGCTAAAGAAGACCGCGGAAATCAATACTTTTACGACATGAACAACAGCTACGACGACAACCGGGGCCAGAAGCGTCGCAGCCAGGGCAATCGCGGCATCAGCGGCAACCAGAACGACCAGAAACGCCAGCGACCAACTTTCGACCAGGAAAAGTGCTGGTTTTGTCTGTCGTCCGGTTCGATTGAAAAGCATTTGATCATATCGGTCGGCGAACACTTCTACCTCGCCCTCGCCAAAGGCCCAGTCAACGAAACCCACATTCTGATCCTGTCCATCACCCACATCCAAAACGCGTCCCTCCTCTCCCCCGAACAGTGGGCCGAACTGAAAAAGTTCAAACTTGCCCTCACCCAGTTCTTCAAGGACCGCGAAGAGACCATCTTCCTCTACGAGCGGAACTACAAAACCGGTCACCTTCAGATCAACGCCATCGGTGTCGACAATAACGTCGCGTGGAAAATCAAGCACGTGCTCGAGGACAAATCCGAAGAGCACGGCATCAAGTTGGAAACGATGCCCAAACCAGCCTCCCCCTCAGAACTTCCCCAAAAGACGCCTTACTTCGTAGCGGAACTCCCCGATGAAACCATCATGTTCACCAAGCAGATGAAGAACTTCCCGCTGCACTTTGGGCGCGAGATAATCTGCGCGGACAATCTGCTCAACTGCGAGGAGAAGATCGACTGGAGGCAGTGCAACCTGGACCGGGACGAGGAGGACACGATGGCGAAGCGGTTCCGCGAGAGCTACAAGCCGTACGATTTCACACTTTGA
- the LOC119769181 gene encoding uncharacterized protein LOC119769181, giving the protein MDGILNDLRKIDQSQVDVLHFVRTLAIVRQKNLSRGANSKQDRNSSADNPLHGIVEWVKVGEPMPLIKSDNPILYVRGEKLTDSTGGVIF; this is encoded by the exons ATGGATGGAATATTGAACGATCTTCGAAAAATCGACCAGTCTCAAGTGGATGTTTTGC ATTTTGTGCGAACGCTTGCGATTGTTCGCCAGAAGAACCTTAGCCGAGGCGCAAACTCGAAGCAGGACAGAAACAGCTCTGCTGACAACCCGTTGCATGGCATTGTTGAATGGGTTAAG GTCGGTGAACCGATGCCTCTGATCAAGTCTGATAATCCCATCTTGTATGTGCGAGGTGAGAAGCTCACGGATTCGACCGGAggggtaattttttga